A genomic segment from Aegilops tauschii subsp. strangulata cultivar AL8/78 chromosome 1, Aet v6.0, whole genome shotgun sequence encodes:
- the LOC109733057 gene encoding uncharacterized protein: MFRGGGRSKTVATSTSTGNELPVDGVVRVRKVERIQPYNLVSRPSVHHGDHATSPAASGPAESLAVSVVRIGDIVIVDDKDKPDGLLSVSIA, encoded by the coding sequence ATGTTCCGCGGTGGCGGCAGAAGCAAGACGGTGGCGACGAGCACGAGCACGGGCAATGAGCTACCCGTCGACGGCGTGGTGCGGGTGAGGAAAGTGGAGAGGATCCAGCCATACAACCTCGTCTCCAGGCCATCGGTGCACCACGGCGACCACGCCACCTCGCCGGCGGCGTCCGGACCGGCGGAGAGCCTGGCCGTCAGCGTCGTCCGTATAGGGGACATAGTGATAGTGGACGACAAAGACAAACCCGACGGCTTACTCTCGGTGTCTATCGCGTAG